GTCGAGGTCAAGGCGCGGTTCGACGAACAGAACAACATCACCTGGGCCCGCAAGCTCGAGAAGGCCGGCGTGCACGTCGTCTACGGCCTCGTCGGGCTCAAGACCCACTGCAAGCTCGCCCTGGTCATCCGCCAGGAGAAGGGCACGCTGAAGCACTACACGCACATCGGCACGGGCAACTACAACCCGAAGACCAGCCGCATCTACGAAGACATGGGTCTGTTCACCGCCGACGACCAGGTCGGCAAAGACCTGACGCGCCTGTTCAACGAGCTCTCGGGCTACGCGATCGAGAAGAAGTTCAAGCGACTGCTCGTGGCTCCCCGCTACCTCCGTCGCGGTCTGCTCAAGCAGATCCAGAACGAGATCGAGAACGCGCAGGCCGGACGCCCCGCGGGCATCCGCATCAAGATCAACTCGATCGTCGACGAGCAGATCATCGACGCGCTCTACAAGGCGAGCCAGGCCGGGGTCCCCGTCGACGTCTGGGTGCGCGGCATCTGCACGATCAAGCCGGGCGAGCCGGGGCTCAGCGACAACATCCGGGTGCGGTCGATCCTCGGGCGGTACCTCGAACACAGCCGCCTGTTCTGGTTCGCGAACGACGGCGACCCGCAGGTCTTCATCGGAAGCGCCGACATGATGCACCGCAACCTCGACCGTCGCGTCGAGGCCCTGGTGCGCCTGACGCAGGCCGACCACCTCACCGAGGTCGCCGACCTGTTCGAGCAGGCCATGTCGGACGAGACCGCCTCCTGGTGGCTCGAGTCCGACGGCACCTGGACCCGCCACGCCCGTGACGCCGAGGGCCGGTCGCTGACCGATCTGCAGAACGCCCAGATGAAGGCCATCACGCAGCGGAAGCGCTCCAAGCGATGACCATCACCTCGACGACCGTCGTCGCCGCGGGCGCCGTCTGCTGGCGGCTGGTCGAGGGCAAGGTCCGGGTGCTGCTGATCCACCGCGACCACCACGGCGACGTCTCGCTGCCCAAGGGCAAGGTCGACCCGGGCGAGGCGACGCCACAGACGGCCGTTCGAGAGATCCGCGAAGAGACCGGTTACCGCGTCACGCTGGGCGCCCCGCTCGGCACGGCCGAGTACCTGCTGCCCGGCGGTCGCGACAAGGTCGTGCACTACTGGTCCGCCGAGGTGACCGACGAGTCCGTCGCCGAGGCCGGGGCGTTCACACCGAACCACGAGGTCGCCGCCATCGAGTGGGTCGGCATCGACAAGGCGAAGGCGATGCTGACCTACGCCCGCGACGCCGACGTGCTCCAGCGCTTCGCCGACCGGGTGACGACGGGCAGGGCTCGCACGTTCCCGATCGTGGCCCTCCGTCACGCCAAGACGACCTCGCCGTCCGACTGGCACGGCTCGGACGCCACGCGCCCTC
This genomic interval from Frigoribacterium sp. Leaf415 contains the following:
- a CDS encoding NUDIX hydrolase, producing MTITSTTVVAAGAVCWRLVEGKVRVLLIHRDHHGDVSLPKGKVDPGEATPQTAVREIREETGYRVTLGAPLGTAEYLLPGGRDKVVHYWSAEVTDESVAEAGAFTPNHEVAAIEWVGIDKAKAMLTYARDADVLQRFADRVTTGRARTFPIVALRHAKTTSPSDWHGSDATRPLLPQGRRQAKSIAPVIAAWAPTRIVSSTAARCLATLEPLSELTRVGVRQTDAISQDAFEQGTDDVAGVVKKRLKKKVAAVICSHGPVLPEVIRQISLGTKGGDRIDLRRASSLGTAEFTVLHVSVDDTALVAIETHGPAV